A region of the Chlamydia felis Fe/C-56 genome:
GAATTACCGCTATAGAGCTTCTCCCTATTTTCGAATTCGATGAAACATCTCATCCTTTTCCAAGGGCCGATTACCCATATCTTTGCAATTATTGGGGATATTCTTCTGTAAACTTTTTTTCTCCCTGTCGACGTTATGCCTACGGTTCAGATCCCTGCGCCCCAATCAGAGAATTTAAAACTCTAGTCAAAGCTTTACATCAAGAAGGCATTGAGATAATACTTGATGTTGTTTTCAATCATACTGGAGAAAACACCACCTGTCCCCTACCATGGATAGATCTTCCCTCTTACTACATGATAAATTCTCAAGGGGAGCTAGCTAACTATTCAGGATGCGGCAATACAGTGAATACCAATCACACGCCTACAACACAATGGATTTTGGACTCTTTACGCTACTGGGTTCAGGAAATGCACGTAGACGGTTTTCGCTTTGATCTTACTTCTATATTCTCTCGAGATCCTTTAGGGAATCCCGTTCCCTTCTCTCCTATTCTACACACCATTAGCTATGATCCCATACTTTCTGAAACAAAAATTATCGCTGAGCCTTGGGATGCCTCGGGTCTTTATCAAGTAGGATATTTCCCCACCTTAAACCCACGTTGGAGTGAGTGGAACGGACCATATCGCGATACAGTAAAGTCCTTTTTAAACGGAAATGAACATCTTATTGGATCTTTTGCCACAAGAATTTCAGGATCCCAAGATCTCTATCCCCAAGGTTCTCCGTGTAATTCAATTAACTATATTTGTAGCCATGACGGATTTACTCTGTATGATACAGTCTCCTATAACAACAAACACAACGAGGAAAATGGCGAGGATAATCACGACGGAAGCGATGCGAACTATAGTTATAATTTTGGAGAAGAAGGAGAAACACAGAATCCTAAAATCATTGAATTACGCCAACGTCAGATGCGTAATTTCTTATTAACTCTATTCCTGTCTCAAGGAATTCCTATGTTGCAATCTGGAGATGAATATGGCCATACAGCAAAAGGAAATAACAATCGTTGGGCATTAGACACCCGTGCCAATCACTTCCTTTGGGATGAACTATATAAAAATACTTCTCTTGTAAATTTTGTTCGTAGCGCTATTCGCTTTAGAAAACAGCATCAGGAAATCTTCAATCAAGGATTTCTCACCCAAGAAAATATTACTTGGCTTGATGCGAATGCGACTCCCATACAGTGGAACCCCAGCAAATTTTTAGCCTATGAACTTAAATACAAAAATTATAGTTTATTCACAGCGTTTCATGCAGGAGAAGGGTCAGTCCAGTTCACCCTACCAAAACTACGAGAGAACTTTCTTCCCTATCAAAAAATTGCGGACAGCTCTTCAGGCTTCGCATCGCAAAGCCTATCAGAAACAACCACTTTAGACTCTTATATGATGCTAGTAGCTATTAGTTATGCAAGTCACTCTAACTAATTTCATGAGTTTCTTCACTCCAGGACTCTATAACAACGAAATCAGCATCTTTATAGAATTTTTCTAGGATTTGGCGCGCGTTATACCCCTCGATAGCAAGACGATCTACATTAGCTTTAAGCAAACCATCAGCATCAATGATTAATCCTTCGGGATTATCAACGACCAATCGAGCAGTCCAATCTACAGCATCTTCAACACCATAGAATTGTCTAGTGGCTCCATAGCCCGAGTAATTATCTTCATCTCCTGTAACGTGCCAGAAGTTTTGAGGATTTTTAGCCAGAAGCCTTTCATATAAAGCTGTTCTTTCTAAAATTACACAGGCAGACAAAGCTTCTTTATCTAACTCTCTGAGGTATTTTGTAGAGAGAATAGATTTGAGATACTCTTCAACAGTCAGTTCGTTAGTTACAACAATACAATGTTTATCCGTCTTATGAATGTACAGAGCTCCCTTATATTGGAGGCCATTCACAAATAAAGATGCAGAATCATCGATGGGTTCTATTTTCAAACACTGAATCCCAGGAAAATTTTCTCCCCAGCGAACTCCACCATAAAGAGCGTGTGCTGCACAACGCAAACCTTGAGGCGATTGCTGTAACAATACATTATCACCATAGAGACGATAAGGGCCTTTAGCTTCTACCAAAGCTGTCGTACATTCTTTCAGAAGAAGAACACGAATTTTAGGTTCGGAAACAATAGGTTGAACCATAAAAGTATCAGAAACCTTAACTTCTGTGTATCCGGCCACACTCATACTGAAGGAAAGTCCTAAAAGGATGCACTTCAATATCTTCACTTTTCTTCTCCTAAAATCTGTAAGTTATCAGAACATCTTTTCAAATGATTATACGCAAGTTGAGTAACCATTCTTCCTCGAGATGTTTTCTTTAATAGGCCTTTTAAAATCAAGAAAGGTTCGTACACATCTTCTAGGGTTTTGATATCCTCTCCGACGGCCACTGATAAAGTTTTGATTCCCACAGGGCCACCCTGATAATAGTCTATTATTGTGGTGAGGAGTTTAATATCAATCTCATTTAACCCCCAATCATCTATTAAT
Encoded here:
- a CDS encoding glycogen debranching protein, yielding MGKISFYPGSPLPLGATQLSSSRYRFALFSSQATQVVLVLADKNFRIQEIALSNKENRTGAIWHVEVEGISDQWSYAFRVDGPISETTKFDFNKYLSDPYAKNLRSPQTFGSTKTSGDYAFSYLKNEEFSWEGDRCLNLPKEESIIYEMHVRSFTWNNSSKVRYPGTFLGIIEKIDYLKKLGITAIELLPIFEFDETSHPFPRADYPYLCNYWGYSSVNFFSPCRRYAYGSDPCAPIREFKTLVKALHQEGIEIILDVVFNHTGENTTCPLPWIDLPSYYMINSQGELANYSGCGNTVNTNHTPTTQWILDSLRYWVQEMHVDGFRFDLTSIFSRDPLGNPVPFSPILHTISYDPILSETKIIAEPWDASGLYQVGYFPTLNPRWSEWNGPYRDTVKSFLNGNEHLIGSFATRISGSQDLYPQGSPCNSINYICSHDGFTLYDTVSYNNKHNEENGEDNHDGSDANYSYNFGEEGETQNPKIIELRQRQMRNFLLTLFLSQGIPMLQSGDEYGHTAKGNNNRWALDTRANHFLWDELYKNTSLVNFVRSAIRFRKQHQEIFNQGFLTQENITWLDANATPIQWNPSKFLAYELKYKNYSLFTAFHAGEGSVQFTLPKLRENFLPYQKIADSSSGFASQSLSETTTLDSYMMLVAISYASHSN
- a CDS encoding SpoIID/LytB domain-containing protein; this encodes MKILKCILLGLSFSMSVAGYTEVKVSDTFMVQPIVSEPKIRVLLLKECTTALVEAKGPYRLYGDNVLLQQSPQGLRCAAHALYGGVRWGENFPGIQCLKIEPIDDSASLFVNGLQYKGALYIHKTDKHCIVVTNELTVEEYLKSILSTKYLRELDKEALSACVILERTALYERLLAKNPQNFWHVTGDEDNYSGYGATRQFYGVEDAVDWTARLVVDNPEGLIIDADGLLKANVDRLAIEGYNARQILEKFYKDADFVVIESWSEETHEIS